The following is a genomic window from Brassica napus cultivar Da-Ae chromosome A4 unlocalized genomic scaffold, Da-Ae chrA04_Random_9, whole genome shotgun sequence.
TAAGGTCACCCGCATTATAATATGAGTAATTCTCTCAAATggatttttttaagttttttgtcacaaaaatagacctctaaaactaaaatgaccacaatagcattttttattttgaatttttttttaaaaaatttatagtttgaaatcttatccccaatctcctcaactctaaactctaaaccctaaaccttaaaccctaaactccactccttaactctaatgtctagattaattaactctATATGTTTAAGTGTATATTtgattcttttgataaaacatttaagtctattttggtcattttttatttttaaggtttatatttgtgacaaaaacgtTTTTAAGTCTATCTTAGGGAATTACTCTTATAATATAACTATGTTAATATGTAACTTACGTGAggaaaatttattaaatcacatgttttaataatattacctaactatatataattctttttaatAACAATGTGATTAAAAGAATTCATTAAGGATATCATAGTAATCAAACCACTGTGAGAATTAACGTGAGAGCGCTATATAAGaaagtgacttctcaaataatattatactagattttgacccgtgcaaccgcacgggtgtttgttttcacttttctatacataaattattgttttagaacataagtggtatgttacaaaaaaaaaaaagaacataagtggtatatatttttaatgttaatcatatacataaatatttatataactatttcaaatacaataattttataatttacatgttataattaattaattgtttaaaccttatgtatttaccacttattattatatatttatcttattgtatttgcatttagttattaagcaaataaatatattcatgagaaaatatatttaaaaaatattttgtatttaatttatgctaaattctgatccgtatttcaaaactggatttctttttaccaatatttttatgcttatttattttagataatttattattgtatatataaaagtgtaagatatgttaatttttagacatgtattatatagtttgttaattttaagccgttctatcatcatattatattttaaataaatagtttatatttatgaaaataaaatttataaatttatcaattgaatataattttatcatatttattttagtataataattatattttaacgtgatcatgactataatttatttatttttatttctaaacgataacttaaaatacattaagttattgtttaaatattacacagatttattagaatttttaaaatataatatataaatatatattatatttaaaatgaaaatatattatgattaaagtagttgcaaagattttatattattaactttaaagaaatacatgtattatatagtttgataatgttaacccatcttaccaacatattagattttatttttgaacataaatattttataattacgaaaataaaatatataaatatgtaaatttaatacaatttcattatatttagctcaatataataattttaatttaatatgattgattatgattatataataactaaaatgttatagatttttttatttttcattttatataattaaatatattaatgtataataatattttaaactaattttgaaattagtgaaaatatttaaatataatttcgaaaatgaagattttgtaaaaatctttttaaacagatttgttagaattttaaaataaatatatttatatttaaaatgaaaagatatcaaaagatactattattaaaatattttaaaaattatatttattattagtttgaattaaaatatagtatgaatttctatgaataggtccattaggtctatttttaaaaaaatcacacatgaatcaaggttgtgacttctgttttaatatataggatatatatatataattaataatgaaATGTACGTGGTGGTTACTATTTCAGGAATATCATGTTGGAGTATTCAAAGCAAATGATGAAGTTAGGAGAACTAATCTTTGGACTTTTATCAGAAGCTCTTGGTTTAGAACCTAACCACCTCAGAGAACTGGACTGCGCAAAGAGCTTGTCATTGCTCTCTCATTACTACCCGCCTTGTCCAGAACCTGACCGAACCTTTGGGATAAGTTCACACACAGATATATCTTTCATCACTGTTCTTCTCCAAGACCACATTGGAGGACTTCAAGTTCTCCATGATGGATGCTGGATCGATGTCCCTCCTAATCCCAAAGCTCTTATCGTTAACCTCGGAGATCTCTTACAggcaaatattttaatttcattctTGATTAGTTTTTGTAAACAACAATCCATGTTCTGACAAATCCCAATATATGCATGTGTTATGGTTTCTTGCAGCTTATAAGCAACGATAAGTTTGTTAGTGTGGAGCATAGGGTTTTGGCGAACAGAAGTGAAGAACCGCGCATTTCGATAGCATCTTTCTTTATGCACACCATACCAAATGAGCAAGTATATGGCCCCATTAAAGAGCTTGTTTCTACACAAAACCCTCCCAAGTACATAAACACCACCACGACCGAATTGGCGAGGCATTACTTGGCTAGAGGACTTGATGGAGCCTCTCCTTTGCTCCATTTCAGGATCTGAATAGTAAAAGATGGACACTAATGTCAGAGGTTTACTAAGATTTGTCGTGTAGAATAAAATCACAAGAATACATGTGATATCGTATGCCTATTTTCACATTTGGTCTCATCATATTATCGTGTATCCAATAACCTATAGAATTAAAACGAtcagtatcttttttttttttgtcaaactaaACGATCAGTATcttaaaacgttttattatgtagttgtttttttttgctaaaaaatgtttataaataatataacatGCGAAAATGCTTATCTCATCCTTCGAAATATATGTAGTTCTTCTTAGGGCTGGGCaaaatatccgaatccgaagaaccgaaccgaacccgacccgaaaaagtagtaccgaacccgaacccaaattgattaaataattcaaaatgttggtatctaaagaaccaGAACCGAACTCGACCCGAATCGAAGTATtccgggtacccgaatgtatctAAAATTGACTTATATACAcccttatataaatatattttagttttaatgtttattaaaaaatctaaaatatataagatatttttaaattatccaaaatacttgaaaatatatattaatagtcaaaagcaaatatctaaaatagctaaaatatactaaaaacaccaaaatatttgaaatatctattgattatctatccaaatattcaaaccaaatcaaattatatgttaagtttaggtattttgacatatgttattcaaatttgtatgtaatataatatttgtttatagattatgagaaatttaaagtatataataaattttaaacttttaaaaataattttaatgggttATCCAAACCCGAATCGAAAAAGATCTGAACTGAACCTGAAccgaaacttaaaaatattcgaatggagctgaaatctttgacctcGAAAACCAGAAACCCGAATagacccaaaccaaacccgaataggtacccgaacgcccacctcTAGTTCTTCATTTAAGATATATGACTAGGCAAGGACATATTTCCCAGAACTAAAGGAACTAAACTGAACCGAACTATGACTAGGCAAGGACAAATTGCccgaaactaaaaaaaaaactaaactgaaCCGAACTAATAAGTATCcaaataatcataaatactGGAACAGttgatgtatttatatattcaaattatCCGAATTAAACTGAAATCTCACCAAAACTGAaccgaaaaaaacaaaaaaattatcaaatacataaaatactgtttatatatctaaaatattagttatgtttatttttaaataattaaatatgtaaatgcATGCCGTTTATATATAAATCAGTTCAGAATCTTACTATATCAACCAATTCAAACACCAAAATGACCAAACTAAACTAAGATCATCTTCaatggtttattttattttttctctaaaatataataactctataatagagttggaATTTGCTCcgatggtactctattttagagtaaaaaatagagtgctgaacaaaaaataaataagttattatatatttggagtaaaactAGTTTTCACTCTATAAAAATAGAGTATCATTGGAACATTTTCgctttaaactctattttagagttaaAAATAGAGTGGAGTAAGAGATGCCATAAAGCCGATCCAGATGTAATAAGTACCCAAATGGTTCTTATATATCTTTATTtccaaaatatctaaaatccaaaaatgaaAACGAATCAAATACTCAAGTGTCCACGCTTAAATAATGTGTTGATGTCTTGCTATTCGGAGGCATAATTGGACCGCTATTTTCTCCGTCCATAAACTTCTGGCTCCTAATAGAATTAGCTTAAAGTATATATAGTAGACAGAATCAATagataatgaaaaatataagaacTTAAAACATCAAGCACTTGATAACCAATCATTCAGGACTTGCAATGAATGACACTGCATATACTATCAGGTGATGTGATAGAAAGGATATACGAAATCATGAACCGTCGTGTAAAGTTTGCTATATAGATTCTTCTACGTATCATCACATATTGCTCATGAGTCATGAACTCATGATAATCATTCTGTACGAAAGCGCCCAATACTGTCTCAATACTCAATAATAGACTACACGATGTTCAAAAGGAAACGATTGATGTGGATTGCGCTGGATGATGCAGCTGTGGTATAGCTGTGTCGCTTTCAGCCTCTTCCATTATTTCAAGCTTTCTGCACAGCAACAGGTTTATGCATCATCGGTTACTACTTACCACTTTCAttaagagaaggagaagaatgtACCTTGATGGGGTGAAACCTTGACCGCCTTCTTCTGAAAGTGCTTTCTCCAATCTCTCCTCAAAAGATGTTACGTGCCAGCTCACTTTCTGATCCTGCATTAAGAAAAGTAACTCCCATGTGTATCATGAGTGAGAGGACTAGAGATTAAACAGGAGAGTAGGTACCTCTTTGTACTTGTTTGTAGAGTTTGGTATCCCATTACCATCCCACCATTTGGGTGAGATTTGAGATTGCTCTTTCTCGTTCCAGTGAGCAGCAGCCGTTCCAATGATGGGCCTGTCCCCATAAGTAACAGTGGATATAGTAGCCGTCATTTTTTGTTTACTCTTCGCTTCACTCTGCTTCACCCAAGGAGAAGGACTAGCTGAACTCTCTTCCAAATTTCCCTCACAAGTTACTGATATTGGAGATtcagtttctttcttctctttgcaAGCATGCTCTTTAGTCTCATCTGAATCTTCAGGGAGCTTACATATGGAGGCTTTTGCAGTAAGACTGGAAGGTGAATGCAAACACTGCGACCTGATTCTTGGTCTTCCCCTTACTGCTGATTCCATAACTGCAGGAGTTTGAATCTCATCCGATAGCTTCAGTGAGGTAAGATTACGCGAGGTTGTTGAGAAATTACTTTTTCCAGCCTTCTCTGGTGTCTTTGAAGTGCTGTTCTTGGAAGAAGTAGAAGAGTAAGATTGATCAAAATCACATTTAGACCACACTGATTTCCTCTTTCCCGTAATGTTTCCAGCTGCGAATGGCACCTTGCTGGATCTATACACCCCATCCCTGAACTCAGTACCAATGCTTTCTTGGCTTTCTTCACCAGCATCACTATATCCAGTGGAGATCCTCGTCACGCAACTGATGTTTGACAAAAGAGTAAAATTCTAGATCAAAAGAAACCTCTTGCGTGTTGTAGAATAATGTTAGGATATATGCAGTTTTAGTTTTCAAATGCTCTGCTTAAAAGAGATATTTGCTAAGAAAAGTAGCACCTGCTAGGAGTTTGCTCTGAAACCTCTTCGCACGGTTCATCCAAGTGAAAGACTGCATCAGAGATCCAGGAATGAAATTGGGAAGGTGTAAGCTGTTTTCCACGTTGAGGAGTTTGGGATGCTTTCCTAATTTCAACTGGTGTGGCTGCTGTTGTTGCACCGCAAGCTTTGAGAAGCTGAACCTGTAATTCCAGAGGTAAACAGGAggattatgttttcattttgtaAAAGCGAGCAACAAATTCGATTGATACatgcaaaaaaacaaaagaatctCTAGCAAACGCAGTGATAGAAGCTAACAGTGATTAGAATCAGATAATTTCAAGGAAAGGTAATGATGTaaacataagaaaatagaacccttgtgtttattttattttatttttatccatTACACAGGCCAGAGCTTGACCTCCAATATCACAAACAAAGCAAGCAAAGATCTAACATGAAGTGTATCTCAAGCAACATGAAGATACCTTATCCTCCAGAAAAGTGCTAACTGACAACACAATGGAAGCTAAGAGTAATTGGAATCACACGGTTCGAAATTGATAGGAAGAGATACCTCATCCTTGATAATATGCAAACCAGATCCTTCACAGTGATGACGTGGCGGAGAATCCGCTTTCTCTAGAGAAGGAAGAAACAAGTAagacctttcttcttcttcttcttctttcaaacCATACA
Proteins encoded in this region:
- the LOC125594197 gene encoding probable 2-oxoacid dependent dioxygenase yields the protein MAGLYDRDSEVKAFDEMKIGVKGLVDAGITHIPRIFHHSPHVTVENPIKPSSTVVIPTIDLGGGMFESTVTRENVVAEVRDAAEKFGFFQVIKHGIPLDVMEKMKEGTRGFHEKDTEVKRGFYSRDITKKVKYNTNFDLYSSQAANWRDTLTTVMAPDVPRAEDLPKICGNIMLEYSKQMMKLGELIFGLLSEALGLEPNHLRELDCAKSLSLLSHYYPPCPEPDRTFGISSHTDISFITVLLQDHIGGLQVLHDGCWIDVPPNPKALIVNLGDLLQLISNDKFVSVEHRVLANRSEEPRISIASFFMHTIPNEQVYGPIKELVSTQNPPKYINTTTTELARHYLARGLDGASPLLHFRI
- the LOC125594198 gene encoding protein JASON-like isoform X2; the protein is MGCLFRCFLRAKAEEQSTVGDSVSQPPGGNSIRGHDSKNRLSALFLSQEKADSPPRHHCEGSGLHIIKDEVQLLKACGATTAATPVEIRKASQTPQRGKQLTPSQFHSWISDAVFHLDEPCEEVSEQTPSSCVTRISTGYSDAGEESQESIGTEFRDGVYRSSKVPFAAGNITGKRKSVWSKCDFDQSYSSTSSKNSTSKTPEKAGKIMESAVRGRPRIRSQCLHSPSSLTAKASICKLPEDSDETKEHACKEKKETESPISVTCEGNLEESSASPSPWVKQSEAKSKQKMTATISTVTYGDRPIIGTAAAHWNEKEQSQISPKWWDGNGIPNSTNKYKEDQKVSWHVTSFEERLEKALSEEGGQGFTPSRKLEIMEEAESDTAIPQLHHPAQSTSIVSF
- the LOC125594198 gene encoding protein JASON-like isoform X1; amino-acid sequence: MGCLFRCFLRAKAEEQSTVGDSVSQPPGGNSIRGHDSKNRLSALFLSQEKADSPPRHHCEGSGLHIIKDEVQLLKACGATTAATPVEIRKASQTPQRGKQLTPSQFHSWISDAVFHLDEPCEEVSEQTPSSCVTRISTGYSDAGEESQESIGTEFRDGVYRSSKVPFAAGNITGKRKSVWSKCDFDQSYSSTSSKNSTSKTPEKAGKSNFSTTSRNLTSLKLSDEIQTPAVMESAVRGRPRIRSQCLHSPSSLTAKASICKLPEDSDETKEHACKEKKETESPISVTCEGNLEESSASPSPWVKQSEAKSKQKMTATISTVTYGDRPIIGTAAAHWNEKEQSQISPKWWDGNGIPNSTNKYKEDQKVSWHVTSFEERLEKALSEEGGQGFTPSRKLEIMEEAESDTAIPQLHHPAQSTSIVSF